The following proteins come from a genomic window of Zonotrichia albicollis isolate bZonAlb1 chromosome 12, bZonAlb1.hap1, whole genome shotgun sequence:
- the LOC141730689 gene encoding uncharacterized protein LOC141730689, translated as MEPSGRRAPPCPPPFTCLKASRGRGRGAVRASGAAALPIHRCQRRPAPGSGIRGRSAGRASRGRRRRGSRPFLRGALPRRCSRPRSPRVSPSLLFTPLLKTAKEEKKKKKKKKRRKRKKKVKRANGSWKTFAAAHAPRAGLLQTGLDFKAVRQRAGHRRPRGGERPPCECPARLRTTGPVSLAKLGVKPRESKLLLQSNARCAHPGRRGVWGVHGPSSTTGCSSRAGMGAHVHPCKPVCTHTRTCTPMYAPAHSRALQVGPAALPLAHMCTQCAAHMAAPSVPAGGPGTSPACRMLRGAERAACQRGDRASSTARVPPPAAAFWRCKFGKLLTKVFGLNQVRGASRALCTSPLLPCSAALGFLLQRSRPVCTRAQEMGAFPQPRRNSAQFPCILLQLRVHGGMRGRGRIIKAVLGNPTRLREQLRYQ; from the exons ATGGAGCCGAGCGGGCGCAGGGCTCCCCCCTGCCCGCCCCCCTTCACTTGCTTAAAG GcgagcaggggcagggggaggggagcaGTCCGGGCTTCAGGAGCTGCGGCTCTCCCAATCCATCGGTGCCAGAGGCGCCCAGCGCCGGGGAGCGGGATACGCGGGAGAAGCGCCGGGAGAGCAAGCCGGGGCAGGCGGCGTCGCGGCAGCCGACCCTTCCTCCGTGGGGCTCTGCCCCGCCGCTGcagccggccccgctccccccgcgTCTCTCCCTCGCTCCTCTTCACCCCGCTGCTTAAAACTgcgaaagaggaaaaaaaaaaaaaaaaaaaaaaaaaaagaaggaaaagaaaaaaaaaagttaagagAGCCAACGGCAGCTGGAAAACTTTCGCGGCAGCGCATGCGCCCAGGGCCGGCCTATTGCAGACGGGGCTGGATTTTAAAGCTGTACGGCAGCGAGCGGGACACCGCCGGCCCCGGGGCGGGGAGCGCCCCCCGTGCGAGTGCCCGGCCCGGCTCCGCACCACCGGCCCGGTCTCGCTGGCCAAGCTCGGGGTGAAGCCCCGAGAGAGCAAACTCCTCCTGCAAAGCAATGCCCGGTGCGCCCATCCCGGCCGGCGCGGTGTGTGGGGGGTGCACGGCCCCTCCAGCACCACCGGCTGCTCATCCCGGGCCGGGATGGGGGCACACGTACACCCGTGCAAACCCGTGTGCACCCACACACGCACATGCACACCCATGTACGCCCCTGCACACAGCCGGGCTCTGCAGGTCGGCCCCGCGGCGCTCCCGCTCGCACACATGTGCACACAATGTGCGGCGCACATGGCCGCGCCGAGCGTCCCTGCCGGCGGCCCGGGCACCAGCCCCGCTTGTCGCATGCTCCGAGGCGCGGAGAGAGCCGCCTGCCAACGGGGAGACCGAGCCAGCTCGACGGCTCGtgttcctcctcctgcagcgGCTTTTTGGCGCTGTAAATTTGGCAAGTTGTTGACAAAAGTGTTTGGATTAAATCAAGTAAGAGGGGCTTCGCGGGCCCTTTGCACCTCCCcgctccttccctgctctgcagccctcGGGTTTTTATTGCAGCGCTCCCGTCCCGTGTGCACCCGAGCACAGGAAATGGGAGCGTTCCCCCAGCCACGCCGTAACTCCGCACAGTTTCCCTGCATCCTTCTGCAACTGCGGGTCCACGGGGGGATGCGGGGGAGGGGGCGCATTATCAAAGCAGTCCTGGGAAATCCAACCAGGCTGCGGGAACAGCTCCGCTATCAATAA